From the Serinus canaria isolate serCan28SL12 chromosome 21, serCan2020, whole genome shotgun sequence genome, one window contains:
- the AJAP1 gene encoding adherens junction-associated protein 1 gives MWMRRLPGSRSGCPLGSHAWILIAMFHLAMDLASCQPPATGTGGKLSPRPALRHRLSRGSLWGTASGEELQRPGPPWTCAPAPPLQRPRSRRPPPAAPLPAGRPLRRPRSRRGRRHLRGRGFAPRDGRPTALPEVIVWGPTGEEDSLESSTLPSAFATTTTTTAATTSATTAAAAVTSATAATPPRVPPSTAAPAPGGDGTRSSPGRTSTAEPAAGHSSGGKDARPPRGLGDSTGLAVHQIITITVSLIMVIAALITTLVLKNCCAQSGRPRRNSHQRKLDQQEESCQNLTDFAPARVPSALDIFTAYNETLQCSHECVRTPVPVYAEDTLHSPGDYKTTFNGNRPSSSDRHLIPVAFVSEKWFEISC, from the exons GTCAGGTTGCCCGCTCGGAAGCCATGCTTGGATTTTAATAGCCATGTTCCACCTAGCCATGGACCttgccagctgccagcccccagccaccGGCACCGGGGGGAAGCTCTCACCACGGCCGGCGCTCCGGCACAGACTGTCCCGTGGCTCGCTGTGGGGCACGGCGAGCGGGGAGGAGCTGCAACGCCCCGGCCCCCCCTGGACCTGCGCCCCCGCGCCCCCTCTGCAGAGACCCCGCTCCCGccggccgccccccgccgcccccctGCCCGCCGGCCGCCCCCTGCGCCGGCCGCGCTCCCGGAGGGGCCGGCGGCACCTGCGCGGCCGCGGCTTCGCCCCACGGGACGGGAGACCCACGGCGCTGCCCGAGGTCATCGTCTGGGGCCCCACGGGCGAGGAGGActccctggagagcagcacgCTGCCCAGCGCCTTCGCCACCACTACCACCACCACCGCCGCCACCACCTCCGCCACTACTGCCGCCGCCGCTGTCACTTCTGCCACGGCCGCCACGCCGCCCCGGGTGCCTCCCAGCACCGCGGCTCCCGCGCCCGGCGGGGACGGAACCCGCAGCAGCCCCGGCCGCACCAGCACCGCCGAGCCGGCCGCCGGGCACAGCAGCGGAGGCAAGGATGCTCGCCCGCCGCGTGGGCTGGGAGACAGCACAG GTCTGGCTGTTCATCAGATAATCACTATTACCGTGTCCCTCATCATGGTTATAGCTGCGCTGATAACAACTCTTGTCTTAAAAAATTG CTGTGCGCAGAGCGGACGCCCCCGGCGCAACAGCCACCAACGCAAGCTGGAccagcaggaggagagctgcCAGAACCTGACTGACTTCGCCCCCGCCCGTGTGCCCAGCGCCCTCGACATCTTCACCGCCTACAACGAGACGCTGCAGTGCTCCCACGAGTGCGTGCGGACGCCCGTGCCCGTCTACGCCGAGGACACGTTGCACTCGCCCGGGGATTACAAAACCACCTTCAATGGAAACAG ACCCTCTTCTTCTGACCGGCATCTTATTCCCGTGGCCTTTGTGTCTGAGAAATGGTTTGAAATCTCCTGCTGA